From Rhododendron vialii isolate Sample 1 chromosome 10a, ASM3025357v1, the proteins below share one genomic window:
- the LOC131302392 gene encoding 14-3-3-like protein D, whose translation MAVAAPSHLTRDQYLYLAKLAEQAERYEEMVKYMEHLVVAATASSAELTVEERNLLSVAYKNVIGSLRAAWRIVSSIEQKEEGRKNEEHAALVKGYRAKVESELSAVCGGILGILDSHLIPSAAASESKVFYLKMKGDYFRYLAEFKVGSERKQAAEDTMLSYKAAQDIALADLAPTHPIRLGLALNFSVFYYEILNASEKACSMAKQAFEEAIAELDTLGEESYKDSTLIMQLLRDNLTLWTSDMQEQIDEA comes from the exons ATGGCGGTTGCGGCACCATCTCACCTGACCAGAGACCAGTACCTCTACCTAGCCAAGCTCGCCGAGCAAGCAGAGCGCTACGAGGAGATGGTCAAGTACATGGAGCACCTCGTCGTCGCTGCCACCGCCTCCTCCGCCGAGCTCACCGTCGAGGAGCGCAACCTCCTCTCCGTCGCCTACAAGAACGTGATCGGCTCCCTCCGCGCCGCATGGCGGATCGTGTCGTCGATCGAGCAGAAGGAGGAAGGCAGGAAGAACGAGGAGCACGCGGCGCTGGTCAAGGGGTACAGGGCCAAGGTCGAGTCGGAGCTCTCCGCCGTGTGCGGCGGGATCCTGGGGATTCTGGATTCTCACCTGATTCCGTCGGCCGCCGCGAGCGAGTCCAAGGTGTTTTACTTGAAGATGAAGGGGGATTACTTTAGGTACCTGGCGGAGTTCAAGGTTGGGAGTGAGAGGAAACAGGCCGCGGAGGATACTATGCTATCCTACAAGGCTGCTCAG GACATTGCACTTGCTGATCTTGCTCCAACGCACCCTATAAGGTTGGGTCTGGCGCTCAACTTCTCAGTGTTCTACTATGAGATTCTAAATGCATCAGAGAAAGCTTGTAGCATGGCTAAACAG GCTTTTGAGGAAGCCATTGCTGAGCTCGACACTTTGGGTGAGGAGTCTTACAAGGACAGCACTCTTATCATGCAGCTACTCAGGGACAATCTCACTCTTTGGACTTCTGATATGCAG GAGCAAATAGACGAGGCTTGA